A genomic window from Bacteroidota bacterium includes:
- a CDS encoding DUF4145 domain-containing protein produces the protein MQCPHCLVEFHDQKIIEYLGEDSEGKWGIEKYECPNPTCKKSIYFLIKGDLYSPQHSSSYYIRNNKYDVKQLIRPKGSSRLPIPLEVPKDFSEDYNEACLIIADSPKASAALSRRCLQHILREKAGVKKSDLANEIQEVLDKNQLPSYIAESTDAVRNIGNFAAHPLKSKSTGEIVPVEVGEAEWTLDVLELLFDFYFVQPEKIKKKRLALNQKLNDAGKPDMK, from the coding sequence ATGCAATGCCCACACTGCTTAGTTGAATTTCACGACCAGAAAATTATTGAATACTTAGGAGAAGACTCAGAAGGAAAATGGGGAATTGAAAAGTATGAATGCCCGAATCCAACTTGCAAAAAGTCAATTTATTTTTTGATTAAAGGTGATTTATACTCACCACAACACTCGTCCTCTTATTATATCAGGAACAACAAGTATGATGTCAAGCAATTAATCAGACCTAAAGGTTCAAGCAGACTGCCTATCCCTCTTGAAGTTCCTAAAGACTTTTCAGAAGATTATAACGAGGCTTGCCTAATAATTGCTGACAGTCCTAAAGCGAGTGCAGCCTTGAGCAGACGTTGCTTGCAACACATATTAAGAGAAAAAGCGGGGGTCAAAAAAAGTGACCTTGCAAACGAAATACAAGAGGTGTTAGATAAAAATCAACTTCCGAGTTATATTGCAGAAAGTACCGATGCAGTAAGGAATATAGGAAATTTTGCAGCACATCCTCTTAAAAGTAAATCAACTGGAGAAATTGTTCCAGTGGAAGTTGGAGAGGCAGAATGGACATTAGATGTTCTTGAATTATTGTTTGATTTCTATTTTGTTCAGCCGGAAAAAATTAAAAAGAAGAGACTTGCTCTAAACCAAAAACTGAATGATGCTGGAAAACCTGATATGAAATAA
- a CDS encoding tetratricopeptide repeat protein, giving the protein MYPSKTARISYSKLGETHSSLGNLAKALEFYENDIELTKELCELQPNNVSFKNGLAISYSKLGETHSSLGNLAKALEFFEKDIELTKELYALQPNNVSYKYALAISYSKLGETHSSLGNLAKALEFFEKDIELTKELYALQPNNVSFKNALAISYSKLGATHSSLGNLAKALEFFELETHLFEELYELQPNNVSFKNGLAISYSKLGETHSSLGNLAKALEFFEERNKLGKELYELQPNNVSFKNGLAISYEKLGETHGSLGNLAKALEFFEERNKLGKELYALQPNNVSFKNGLAISYEKLGETHSSLGNLAKALKFFEKDI; this is encoded by the coding sequence ATGTATCCTTCAAAAACGGCAAGGATATCTTACTCAAAACTCGGTGAAACGCACAGCAGCTTGGGTAATTTGGCTAAGGCATTAGAATTTTATGAAAATGACATTGAACTAACAAAAGAACTCTGTGAGCTTCAACCGAATAATGTATCCTTCAAAAACGGCTTGGCGATATCTTACTCAAAACTCGGTGAAACGCACAGCAGCTTGGGTAATTTGGCTAAGGCATTGGAATTTTTTGAGAAAGATATTGAATTAACAAAAGAACTCTATGCGCTCCAACCGAATAATGTATCCTACAAATACGCCTTGGCGATATCTTACTCAAAACTCGGTGAAACGCACAGCAGCTTGGGTAATTTGGCAAAGGCATTGGAATTTTTTGAAAAAGATATTGAACTGACCAAAGAACTCTATGCGCTCCAACCGAATAATGTATCCTTCAAAAACGCCTTGGCGATATCTTACTCAAAACTCGGTGCCACGCACAGCAGCTTGGGTAATTTGGCTAAGGCATTGGAATTTTTTGAATTGGAAACTCACCTTTTTGAAGAACTCTATGAGCTCCAACCGAATAATGTATCCTTCAAAAACGGCTTGGCGATATCTTACTCAAAACTCGGTGAAACGCACAGTAGCTTGGGTAATTTGGCTAAAGCATTGGAATTTTTTGAGGAACGCAATAAATTAGGCAAAGAACTCTATGAGCTCCAACCGAATAATGTATCCTTCAAAAACGGCTTGGCGATATCTTACGAAAAACTCGGTGAAACGCACGGCAGCTTGGGTAATTTGGCTAAAGCATTGGAATTTTTTGAGGAACGCAATAAATTAGGCAAAGAACTCTATGCGCTCCAACCGAATAATGTATCCTTCAAAAACGGCTTGGCGATATCTTACGAAAAACTCGGTGAAACGCACAGCAGCTTGGGTAATTTGGCTAAGGCATTGAAATTTTTTGAAAAAGATATTTAA
- a CDS encoding tetratricopeptide repeat protein — MSSKPNNVSFKNGLAISYEKLGATHSSLGNLAKALEFFEKDIELTKELYALQPNNVSFKNGLAVSFVKLGSFHEDKLEDTNTAINYYKQSELLWTELVSDFPKYPEFKSNLQWIKKKLASLK; from the coding sequence ATGAGCTCCAAACCGAATAATGTATCCTTCAAAAACGGCTTGGCTATATCTTACGAAAAACTCGGTGCGACGCACAGCAGCTTGGGTAATTTGGCTAAGGCATTGGAATTTTTTGAAAAAGACATTGAATTAACAAAAGAACTCTATGCGCTCCAACCGAATAATGTATCTTTCAAAAACGGGTTGGCGGTATCTTTTGTTAAATTAGGTTCATTTCATGAAGATAAATTGGAAGATACAAATACTGCAATAAATTATTATAAACAAAGCGAATTATTATGGACAGAGCTTGTAAGTGATTTTCCTAAGTATCCTGAATTTAAAAGTAATCTGCAATGGATAAAGAAAAAATTGGCATCTTTAAAATAA
- a CDS encoding sugar ABC transporter ATPase — protein MSVHFIAIVPKQSHYPGNKTKGIEILEWLVSLDVIKENLSDCVSGSNGGYAISEGAKNITTTPVYLPFDIIPNGLEIVVERTIFHAAGLDECKCPVCYKDITSEIWLSFDNWFEQKLDDVTCPNCNIKADINSYLFSPVWGFSDLGFIFWNWQEFKNEFIEEFKLRLGVDISIIYAHI, from the coding sequence ATGAGTGTTCACTTTATTGCTATAGTTCCTAAACAGTCTCATTATCCGGGCAACAAAACTAAAGGCATTGAAATTTTAGAATGGTTAGTATCATTAGATGTTATTAAGGAAAACCTATCAGATTGTGTCTCAGGTTCAAATGGAGGTTATGCAATATCGGAAGGTGCAAAAAACATTACCACTACCCCAGTATATTTACCTTTTGACATCATACCCAATGGACTTGAAATAGTTGTTGAAAGAACTATTTTCCATGCTGCTGGGTTAGATGAATGTAAATGTCCGGTTTGTTATAAAGACATTACATCAGAAATTTGGTTATCTTTTGATAATTGGTTTGAACAAAAACTAGATGATGTTACTTGCCCAAATTGTAACATAAAAGCAGATATTAATAGCTACTTATTTTCTCCTGTGTGGGGATTTAGTGACTTAGGATTTATTTTTTGGAATTGGCAGGAGTTTAAAAATGAATTTATAGAAGAATTTAAATTGAGATTAGGGGTTGATATCTCGATAATATACGCTCATATCTAA
- a CDS encoding T9SS type A sorting domain-containing protein has product MKTALSKKLKDYASFTASILMFAGKTDAQVIYTDLEFDVVLDTDGYYYPLDIDANGTLDFHFFKTTNTYSTTYSNLNSFQALSVRHGFLNEVAGNSHYYPYSGNIFNFAYALNSFNLIGSTLLWQNDLHVFFAWKAWTGEYDNHCFNCYWNQPGEPEILDHFLGLRFADASNNYHYGWIRCDVKEDGSILVLKDYAFETEPNYPILAGSKTTYQEIEPGNIIGEIFASGNTIQINVPHRPTLLFKINILNISGQCIYSTQSEDPFVEIQLDVPHGIYIVAVSSGNELLTKEILL; this is encoded by the coding sequence ATGAAAACAGCACTTTCAAAAAAGCTAAAGGATTATGCTTCTTTTACTGCCAGTATTTTGATGTTTGCCGGTAAAACTGATGCTCAGGTGATATATACTGACTTAGAATTTGATGTTGTGTTGGATACAGATGGGTATTATTATCCGCTTGATATTGACGCAAATGGCACTCTTGATTTCCATTTCTTTAAAACCACAAATACCTATAGCACCACTTATTCTAATCTTAACTCATTTCAAGCCCTGTCGGTACGACATGGGTTTTTAAATGAGGTTGCAGGCAATTCCCATTATTACCCTTATTCCGGTAACATTTTCAATTTTGCATATGCCCTAAATTCTTTTAACCTGATAGGCTCAACACTTTTATGGCAAAATGATCTGCATGTTTTTTTTGCATGGAAAGCATGGACAGGAGAATATGACAATCATTGTTTCAATTGTTATTGGAACCAACCGGGCGAGCCTGAAATCCTCGATCATTTTTTGGGACTTCGGTTCGCGGATGCTAGTAACAATTATCATTATGGTTGGATAAGATGCGATGTTAAGGAAGATGGAAGCATTTTAGTTTTAAAAGATTATGCATTTGAAACTGAGCCGAATTATCCCATTTTAGCCGGATCAAAAACAACCTACCAGGAAATCGAACCGGGAAATATTATTGGAGAAATATTTGCGTCAGGAAATACTATTCAAATAAATGTTCCACATCGCCCAACACTTCTATTTAAAATAAATATTTTGAATATTTCAGGACAGTGTATCTATTCAACTCAAAGTGAAGACCCGTTTGTCGAAATTCAATTGGACGTTCCTCACGGAATTTATATAGTTGCAGTGAGCTCAGGAAATGAACTATTAACTAAAGAAATTTTACTATAA